CGGAAATAGCCGGGCGCTTCCTGATATTGGTCGGTCGAGCGCGCCGGGGCGCCAGTCTTTGGTTGTGACAGTTCCATTGTTTTCTCCAGGCCCGCGCAGCTTACGCCGGTTGTGGCAGCTTTACTGACAAGTCTTCGTACTCGCGCTCGAAATCGAGCGTCTTGCGCTGCGTGCTCATGGCCATCAGCGCCTCGGCGCCAGCCTCAGGATTACCGGGCACGTCGCGCACCCAGATCCAGACACGCCGCTCGCGGATGTAGAACATCGCGAACACGCCCAAGACAAGCAGGACACAGCCGAAGTAGACCACGTTCTTGCCCGGCGAGCGCGTCAATTGCAGCACCGAGGCCTTCACTTCGGTGAAATCGTCGAGCTGCAGGTAGACCGGCGCGCCGTACAGATAACTGTCCGACAACGCATTGGTGGCCAGTTGCAGGAAGCGGCCATTGGCGTCCGTTGGCGCGGCCGCGGCGTCGCCGTGTTTTTCGCGCGCCACTTGCCACAGCTCCCACAGGGTGCCGTTAAGCATCTTCATGAAAATGCCGGCTGCTTTCTCCTGCTCGGCCTGCGGAATCTTTTCCAGGAACTGGGCCACGCCAACGAAGCCGCCGCGACCGTCGCCGCCGGCAAAGATGCCGAGCGTGCGCGCCGCCGACTCCTGCAACTGGCCAGCCAGCGCGCTGCCCTGGTTGCCGCCCAGCGCCCGCGCGGCATAGCGGCGTGCCGCCACGGCGCGTGCTTCGGGATCGGCCAGCGCCGCGCGCAGGCGCATCCAGTCGCCAACGCCATAGCGCTCGTCCACGGGAATACGCAGGAAGCTGAAGCTTTCAGACGGGTTCGCGCGCACGCCGGCCAGATAGACCTGCGACCCATCGAGCGTCATCGGCTGCATGTAGTTCATGAATTCGCGCGCCTGGCCGCTGGCGTCGCGCAGCTTGTATTGGACGCTGGGGCCGACGTTCTTGAGGTCTTTCGTGGCGTCCGGATTGGCAGCCGAACCCGAGGCCTTGCCCAGCGTAGCGGCGAACTGTTCGTTGAACGTTTTGCCCTTGCTCACCGCGCGCACGTCATTGCCCTGGCTGATGTTTTCGACGTTGAACGGACGGAAGCCCGACCACTCGACCGCATAGGTCTCGCCGCCGATTTTCAGTTCGGTGGCGCTGTTGACTTCGCCTTCGATCGGAAAACTGGCGCTGGCGGCGC
This window of the Oxalobacteraceae sp. CFBP 8761 genome carries:
- a CDS encoding cytochrome c biogenesis protein ResB; the encoded protein is MSTTGIELNTRRRGLAEAVELISSMRFAISLLTIISISSIIGTVLKQAEPMSNYVNQFGPFWFEIFNKFGLYSVYSSWWFLVILVVLVMSTGLCLIRNAPKMMRDMRSWRENVRFDSLRNFHHKLEWQAPLAKSALAEQSALRLRHAGYATKIVEKDGGTLVTAKKGAGNKFGYIFAHSSIIVILVGGTLDSDLPVRIQQWLFNKTPFTGSGVIADIPAQHRLGTGNPTFRGNTAIAEGQASRTAILNQPTGVLVQELPFSLQLKKFHIEFYSTGMPKLFASDVVVRDLENGHTFESTIKVNHPLIYKGIAVYQSSFDDGGSKLRLTGYPMNGAASASFPIEGEVNSATELKIGGETYAVEWSGFRPFNVENISQGNDVRAVSKGKTFNEQFAATLGKASGSAANPDATKDLKNVGPSVQYKLRDASGQAREFMNYMQPMTLDGSQVYLAGVRANPSESFSFLRIPVDERYGVGDWMRLRAALADPEARAVAARRYAARALGGNQGSALAGQLQESAARTLGIFAGGDGRGGFVGVAQFLEKIPQAEQEKAAGIFMKMLNGTLWELWQVAREKHGDAAAAPTDANGRFLQLATNALSDSYLYGAPVYLQLDDFTEVKASVLQLTRSPGKNVVYFGCVLLVLGVFAMFYIRERRVWIWVRDVPGNPEAGAEALMAMSTQRKTLDFEREYEDLSVKLPQPA